In one window of Desulfobacterales bacterium DNA:
- a CDS encoding riboflavin synthase, translated as MFTGIIEGLGTVVKLRSSGGGKRLAVTTDLELKEMKIGDSIAVNGACLTAVVISANRFEADLSPETLSRTTLNKVKTGDRVNLERALRISDRLDGHLVSGHIDGIGTLSGREGDDNAVTITIAVPEALSRYLIPKGSVAVDGISLTVNHCSHDRFSVSIIPYTSKLTTLGFKKKGDVVNIETDMIGKYVERFVQLPGAGRQKKPAEKSVVDMELLLKSGFL; from the coding sequence ATGTTTACAGGTATTATAGAAGGGCTTGGAACCGTTGTAAAGCTGAGATCTTCCGGCGGGGGCAAGCGGCTTGCGGTTACGACCGATCTTGAGCTCAAAGAGATGAAGATCGGCGACAGCATTGCGGTAAACGGCGCCTGTTTGACGGCGGTAGTGATCAGCGCCAATCGTTTTGAGGCGGACCTGTCGCCGGAAACCCTCTCCCGGACGACCTTAAACAAAGTTAAAACCGGGGACCGGGTTAACCTTGAAAGGGCGCTGCGCATTTCAGACCGCCTGGACGGCCACCTTGTCTCCGGGCATATCGACGGGATCGGGACGCTATCCGGCCGGGAAGGCGATGATAATGCCGTTACCATCACCATTGCCGTTCCCGAGGCGCTCTCGCGCTATCTGATCCCCAAAGGGTCGGTCGCGGTGGACGGCATCAGCCTGACCGTCAATCACTGCAGCCATGACCGGTTTAGCGTCAGTATTATTCCGTATACGTCCAAGCTGACAACCCTGGGATTTAAAAAGAAGGGCGATGTCGTCAACATTGAAACGGACATGATCGGAAAGTATGTGGAGCGTTTTGTACAATTGCCAGGTGCCGGCCGTCAAAAAAAGCCGGCTGAAAAATCCGTGGTTGATATGGAATTGCTGCTAAAATCCGGATTTCTATAA